In Xiphophorus maculatus strain JP 163 A chromosome 15, X_maculatus-5.0-male, whole genome shotgun sequence, the following are encoded in one genomic region:
- the rad51 gene encoding DNA repair protein RAD51 homolog 1 has protein sequence MAMRGETRVEVETEEEENYGPQPLSRLEHCGISASDIKKLEDAGFHTIEAVAYAPKKELLNIKGISEAKADKVLAEAAKLVPMGFTTATEFHQRRAEIIQISTGSKELDKLLQGGIETGSITEMFGEFRTGKTQLCHTLAVTCQLPIDQGGGEGKAMYIDTEGTFRPERLLAVAERYGLVGSDVLDNVAYARAFNTDHQTQLLYQASAMMAESRYALLIVDSATALYRTDYSGRGELSARQGHLGRFLRMLLRLADEFGVAVVITNQVVAQVDGAAMFSADPKKPIGGNILAHASTTRLYLRKGRGETRICKIYDSPCLPEAEAMFAINADGVGDAKD, from the exons ATGGCGATGAGAGGAGAGACGAGAGTGGAGGTAGagacggaggaagaggagaactACGGCCCACAGCCTCTCTCCAGACTGGAG CATTGTGGGATTAGTGCCAGCGACATCAAGAAGCTGGAGGATGCAGGGTTCCACACCATAGAAGCAGTGGCCTACGCACCCAAGAAAGAGCTGCTCAACATTAAGGGCATCAGTGAAGCCAAAGCAGACAAAGTTTTA GCAGAAGCAGCCAAGCTGGTGCCGATGGGCTTCACTACCGCTACTGAGTTCCATCAAAGGAGAGCAGAGATCATCCAGATCTCCACAGGCTCCAAGGAGCTGGACAAATTACTGCAGG GTGGGATCGAGACGGGTTCCATCACAGAGATGTTTGGAGAGTTTCGGACCGGAAAGACCCAGCTGTGCCACACGCTGGCCGTTACCTGTCAG CTGCCTATTGATCAGGGAGGTGGAGAAGGAAAAGCAATGTACATCGACACAGAAGGAACCTTCAGACCTGAGAGACTGCTGGCTGTAGCTGAAAG GTATGGGCTAGTGGGCAGCGACGTGTTGGACAATGTGGCCTACGCTCGAGCCTTCAACACAGACCACCAGACTCAGCTGCTTTATCAAGCCTCTGCCATGATGGCTGAGTCCAG GTATGCCCTGCTTATCGTGGACAGCGCCACCGCGTTGTACAGGACAGACTATTCAGGCAGAGGGGAGCTGTCGGCCAGGCAGGGGCATCTGGGGCGGTTCCTCCGCATGCTGCTCCGGTTAGCAGATGAG TTTGGGGTTGCCGTGGTAATAACCAACCAAGTGGTGGCACAGGTCGATGGGGCAGCCATGTTTTCAGCAGATCCCAAGAAACCAATTGGTGGCAACATTTTGGCTCATGCTTCCACCACAAG GCTGTACCTGAGGAAAGGCCGAGGAGAAACCAGGATCTGTAAAATCTACGACTCCCCCTGCCTGCCGGAGGCTGAAGCAATGTTTGCAATCAATGCAGATGGCGTTGGAGATGCCAAGGACTGA